Proteins from a genomic interval of Aquabacterium sp. J223:
- a CDS encoding energy transducer TonB, which translates to MIPPRAAQDDLPPAFRRGLVVAVAGAHVGALWALMQVQPVREAMASVAPLMVEMIAPPEPVRPPPPPPPPAAPKPRTPPPPKPVIAAAPSPAPAPFVTPPPPPEPAPPAPVEPPAPVVAAAPPAPPAPPPPSPKKVPPSALRYLVQPPIAFPPASQRLREEGTVVLRVVVDTRGLPRQIALQRSSGFPRLDEQALSAMRQARFQPCMDNGAPIECESSAALAYELEN; encoded by the coding sequence ATGATCCCCCCGCGCGCTGCCCAGGACGACCTGCCGCCGGCCTTCCGCCGCGGCCTGGTCGTGGCCGTGGCGGGCGCGCACGTGGGCGCGCTGTGGGCGTTGATGCAGGTGCAGCCGGTGCGCGAGGCCATGGCCTCCGTGGCGCCGCTGATGGTGGAGATGATCGCGCCGCCCGAGCCGGTGCGACCGCCGCCGCCACCGCCGCCCCCCGCAGCGCCCAAGCCGCGCACGCCCCCGCCGCCCAAGCCCGTGATCGCCGCCGCGCCCAGCCCGGCGCCGGCGCCCTTCGTCACGCCGCCTCCGCCGCCTGAGCCGGCGCCGCCCGCGCCGGTCGAGCCGCCCGCGCCGGTCGTCGCCGCCGCGCCGCCCGCCCCGCCGGCGCCTCCGCCGCCGTCGCCGAAGAAGGTGCCGCCCAGCGCGCTGCGCTACCTGGTCCAGCCACCGATCGCCTTTCCGCCGGCCTCGCAGCGGCTGCGCGAAGAGGGCACCGTGGTGCTGCGCGTGGTGGTGGACACCCGGGGGCTGCCGCGGCAGATCGCCCTGCAGCGCTCTTCCGGCTTCCCGCGGCTGGACGAGCAGGCCCTGTCGGCCATGCGCCAGGCGCGCTTCCAACCCTGCATGGACAACGGCGCGCCGATCGAATGCGAATCGAGCGCCGCCCTCGCCTACGAACTGGAGAACTGA
- a CDS encoding MotA/TolQ/ExbB proton channel family protein, translating into MEPTSPLGFGHFIAQSDAVGKTLLGILVIMSALSWALIVRKGLVAWLRGRRSAAFLELFWNARSLDAVQHEIATHGAREPFSHLTAHALHAQQHHAKHGAAKLSEAGSATDFITRTIKKVLDEETTRLESGLTTLATIGATAPFVGLFGTVWGVYHALVAIGMSGAGTLDKVAGPVGEALIMTGIGLAVAIPAVMAYNAITRSNRVLAARLDAFAYELHSFLTMGEAPGAAAPVMPNVRPLKPAVANA; encoded by the coding sequence ATGGAACCGACCTCCCCCCTCGGCTTCGGCCACTTCATCGCGCAAAGCGATGCGGTGGGCAAGACGCTGCTGGGCATCCTCGTGATCATGTCGGCGCTGTCATGGGCGCTGATCGTCCGCAAGGGCCTGGTGGCCTGGCTGCGCGGCCGCCGCAGCGCCGCCTTCCTCGAGCTGTTCTGGAACGCCCGCTCGCTGGACGCCGTGCAGCACGAGATCGCCACGCACGGCGCGCGGGAGCCCTTCAGCCACCTGACGGCGCATGCGCTGCACGCCCAGCAGCACCATGCCAAACACGGCGCGGCCAAGCTGTCCGAAGCCGGCAGCGCCACCGACTTCATCACCCGCACCATCAAGAAGGTGCTGGACGAGGAGACCACGCGGCTGGAAAGCGGCCTCACCACGCTGGCCACCATCGGCGCCACCGCCCCCTTCGTCGGCCTGTTCGGCACCGTCTGGGGCGTCTACCACGCGCTGGTGGCCATCGGCATGAGCGGCGCCGGCACGCTGGACAAGGTCGCCGGCCCGGTGGGCGAGGCGCTGATCATGACCGGCATCGGCCTGGCGGTCGCCATTCCCGCGGTCATGGCCTACAACGCCATCACCCGCAGCAACCGGGTGCTGGCCGCGCGGCTGGACGCCTTCGCCTACGAGCTGCACAGCTTCCTGACCATGGGCGAGGCGCCCGGCGCGGCCGCGCCCGTGATGCCGAACGTGCGGCCGCTGAAGCCCGCGGTGGCCAACGCCTGA
- a CDS encoding phage holin family protein: MKLIVRWLLLAAALLLVAHLYPGVVVQSFGSALIAAVVLGLLNTLLRPLLVLLTLPVTLLTLGLFLFVINAVIFWAAASLLPGLHVQGFVAALIGSLIYSLCGMVIDVAMERVFSD; encoded by the coding sequence ATGAAGCTGATCGTTCGCTGGCTGTTGCTCGCCGCCGCCCTGCTGCTGGTGGCCCACCTCTATCCGGGTGTCGTGGTGCAGAGCTTCGGCTCGGCCCTCATCGCCGCCGTCGTGCTCGGCCTGCTGAACACGCTGCTGCGGCCGCTGCTGGTGCTGCTGACGCTGCCGGTCACGCTGCTGACGCTGGGCCTGTTCCTCTTCGTCATCAACGCGGTGATCTTCTGGGCCGCCGCCTCCCTGCTGCCGGGGCTGCACGTGCAGGGCTTCGTCGCCGCGCTGATCGGCTCGCTGATCTACAGCCTGTGCGGCATGGTGATCGACGTCGCCATGGAGCGCGTCTTCTCGGACTGA
- a CDS encoding ExbD/TolR family protein, translating into MAFASFDDKRSGAPMAEINMVPLIDVMLVLLVIFIVTAPLLTHAVKLELPQASSAPNVQQPDKIEFAIDATGQRYWNGEKVDRAEAARRFALEGRKPTQPEVHLRADQSVAYREVAQTLADAGQAGLHKIGFISEPEAK; encoded by the coding sequence ATGGCCTTCGCCTCCTTCGACGACAAGCGGTCCGGCGCGCCGATGGCCGAGATCAACATGGTTCCGCTCATCGACGTGATGCTGGTGCTGCTGGTGATCTTCATCGTCACCGCCCCGCTGCTCACCCATGCGGTGAAGCTGGAGCTGCCGCAGGCCAGCTCGGCGCCGAACGTGCAGCAGCCCGACAAGATCGAGTTCGCCATCGACGCCACCGGCCAGCGCTACTGGAACGGCGAGAAGGTCGACCGCGCCGAGGCCGCGCGCCGCTTCGCGCTGGAAGGCCGGAAGCCCACCCAGCCCGAGGTGCACCTGCGCGCCGACCAGTCGGTGGCCTACCGCGAGGTGGCGCAGACGCTGGCCGACGCCGGCCAGGCCGGGCTGCACAAGATCGGCTTCATCAGCGAGCCGGAGGCGAAGTGA
- a CDS encoding TonB-dependent receptor, giving the protein MRRPTSRAKPRHRPTPLEPAAKPPARAAAGLLPLGALAAGFGFAGLATAQSGAPAAPPAAVAPAEPDAALPVVRTRAQADSSGKDSLRATTTNIGRGTQQLRDIPQSITVVTERLIDDRNLDTVRDVLRNTAGVTFQAAEGAEEDIRLRGFSLQGTGDIFIDGMRDPAFYDRDTFNNDRIELLRGSASMLFGRGSTGGAVNQVTKAPRLLNQNEVTATVGNFNYRRLTGDFNLVTGENAAVRLNVMRTTADNNGSGSSIDKSGLAGAFRWGIGTRDEFQVSAYWLDNENGINYGIPWIRPTAASSSAENTIIPGLKPQAYYGMASDRNHGGARMVTLSHIHRFSGTTELRTQVRKGEFKRDLRASAIRFAGAAQQPGAAAIGLNNFGPNTVFTRGSNYKIQDVDTLHVQSDLSTAFDALGVRHELLAGVDFTREAKDVYIPRTAAQGGVNLTKPTTTAGTPGDGAWVDEDSRILRDNNAFVAKGYGAFVQDVVQVAPAWKVIGGLRYDNLDGSYNVFNIPTNAAGPVTTVPYQQRISAVSKRLGVLYQPTPLQSFHFSWGTSFNTSGDTYSYNTQNANTPPEESQNIELGARLDTEDRRFTTRFALFRTTKTNERNTDVDTAADRLLLSGKRHATGIEADVTGRLTPKWEVFGSYMWLFDAKVDAAAPCPAAVPPATTPPTCLQATVGNRVGDRPGLSPKHSGTVWSTYQVLPRLRLGAGVNFRSKQAPADVTAPAWTAPGFATLDLMAEYRVSDNVSVKANVINVGDKYYADALYRGHYVPGAGRLVQASLIGRF; this is encoded by the coding sequence ATGCGCCGACCCACCTCACGCGCCAAGCCGCGCCACCGCCCGACGCCCCTCGAACCCGCCGCCAAGCCGCCCGCCCGCGCGGCGGCCGGCCTGCTGCCGCTGGGCGCGCTGGCGGCCGGCTTCGGCTTCGCGGGACTGGCCACGGCGCAGTCCGGTGCTCCGGCCGCGCCGCCCGCCGCGGTGGCCCCCGCCGAGCCGGACGCCGCGCTGCCCGTGGTGCGCACCCGCGCGCAGGCCGACAGCAGCGGCAAGGACAGCCTGCGGGCGACGACGACCAACATCGGCCGCGGCACGCAGCAGTTGCGCGACATCCCGCAGTCGATCACGGTCGTCACCGAACGGCTGATCGACGACCGCAACCTCGACACCGTGCGCGACGTGCTGCGCAACACCGCGGGCGTCACCTTCCAGGCGGCCGAAGGCGCGGAGGAGGACATCCGCCTGCGCGGCTTCTCGCTGCAGGGCACCGGCGACATCTTCATCGACGGCATGCGGGACCCCGCCTTCTACGATCGCGACACCTTCAACAACGACCGCATCGAGCTGCTGCGCGGCTCCGCGTCGATGCTGTTCGGCCGCGGCTCCACCGGCGGTGCGGTCAACCAGGTGACGAAGGCGCCACGGCTGCTCAACCAGAACGAGGTCACGGCCACCGTCGGCAACTTCAACTACCGGCGGCTGACCGGCGACTTCAACCTCGTGACCGGCGAGAACGCGGCGGTGCGGCTGAACGTCATGCGCACGACCGCGGACAACAACGGCTCCGGCAGCTCGATCGACAAGTCGGGCCTGGCCGGCGCCTTCCGCTGGGGCATCGGGACCCGCGACGAATTCCAGGTCAGCGCCTACTGGCTGGACAATGAGAACGGCATCAACTACGGCATTCCGTGGATCCGGCCGACGGCCGCGTCGTCCAGCGCCGAGAACACCATCATCCCGGGCCTGAAGCCGCAGGCCTACTACGGCATGGCAAGCGACCGCAACCATGGCGGCGCGCGCATGGTCACGCTGTCGCACATCCACCGCTTCAGCGGCACCACCGAACTGCGCACCCAGGTGCGCAAGGGCGAGTTCAAGCGCGACCTGCGGGCCAGCGCGATCCGCTTCGCCGGCGCCGCGCAGCAGCCCGGCGCAGCGGCCATCGGCCTCAACAACTTCGGCCCGAACACCGTCTTCACGCGCGGCAGCAACTACAAGATCCAGGACGTCGACACGCTGCACGTCCAGAGCGACCTGAGCACCGCGTTCGACGCGCTCGGCGTTCGCCACGAACTGCTGGCCGGCGTCGACTTCACCCGCGAGGCCAAGGACGTCTACATCCCCCGCACCGCGGCGCAGGGCGGCGTCAACCTCACCAAGCCGACCACCACCGCCGGCACCCCGGGGGACGGCGCATGGGTCGACGAGGACAGCCGCATCCTGCGCGACAACAACGCCTTCGTCGCCAAGGGCTATGGCGCCTTCGTGCAGGACGTCGTGCAGGTGGCGCCGGCGTGGAAGGTCATCGGCGGCCTGCGCTACGACAACCTCGACGGCAGCTACAACGTCTTCAACATCCCCACGAATGCGGCCGGCCCGGTCACCACCGTGCCGTACCAGCAGCGCATCTCTGCCGTGAGCAAGCGCTTGGGCGTGCTCTACCAGCCGACGCCGCTGCAGTCCTTCCACTTCTCGTGGGGCACGTCGTTCAACACCTCGGGCGACACCTACTCGTACAACACGCAGAACGCCAACACGCCGCCGGAGGAAAGCCAGAACATCGAACTCGGCGCACGGCTCGACACCGAGGACCGGCGCTTCACCACCCGCTTCGCGCTGTTCCGCACGACCAAGACGAACGAGCGCAACACCGACGTGGACACCGCCGCCGACCGGCTCCTGCTGTCCGGCAAGCGCCACGCCACCGGCATCGAGGCCGACGTCACCGGCCGGCTGACGCCGAAGTGGGAGGTGTTCGGCTCCTACATGTGGTTGTTCGACGCCAAGGTGGACGCGGCGGCGCCGTGCCCTGCCGCGGTACCGCCGGCCACCACGCCGCCGACCTGTCTGCAAGCCACCGTCGGCAACCGCGTCGGCGACCGGCCGGGCCTGAGCCCCAAGCACAGCGGCACCGTCTGGTCCACCTACCAGGTGCTGCCGCGCCTGCGGCTCGGCGCCGGGGTCAACTTCCGCAGCAAGCAGGCGCCGGCCGACGTGACGGCGCCGGCCTGGACCGCCCCCGGCTTCGCCACGCTCGACCTGATGGCCGAGTACCGGGTGTCGGACAACGTGTCGGTCAAGGCCAACGTGATCAACGTCGGTGACAAGTACTATGCCGACGCGCTGTACCGCGGCCACTACGTGCCCGGTGCCGGCCGTCTGGTGCAGGCCTCGCTGATCGGTCGCTTCTGA